A portion of the Mesoplasma entomophilum genome contains these proteins:
- a CDS encoding ATP-binding cassette domain-containing protein, which produces MAKDSIIKVRDLLIEYGHGKNKVSAVKEVSFDIYKGETFGLVGESGSGKSTIGKALMGIEPINDGTIYYQDTLAFGKAPNLIKMNEKMEHHIKVMKLNQTAITKALEIYSEDYKRVYFKYIEGRYYDLKSKETVEYSDNKIRKIEEGLDLKDHKLVSKSKDPKLKLVEDAVKEIIKRILKLYKLQDKSLAFLKMLKEDGIINPELLKKVNELHARTNKLTIKIRKSESKMYLTIQEIEKVRDDVRKGKYKSVKRFFFDLGKLLEILIAEHKLVSPMISDLKQAQKLSSAIVSTGSDKKQWLKWINEKIATIGDESKVAELELIRELMSMENIQKTLEKSPKYSLPTSSERHELKKQMQMIFQDPASSLNDRMPVEEIIAEGLDNFPELYKNEQAAQTYIDWFNLNNPDKVGKITLENIKYQKVKQFLILQLLTTVGMLPEHLSRYPHEFSGGQRQRIGIARALVMKPSFVVCDEPISALDVSIRAQVINLLAKFQLEFDLTYIFIAHDLSVVRFIANRIAVIYRGDIVELADADELFNNPLHPYTKSLLSAVPLPDPDLEKKKKSIKYKPEEQHFDYITDSPKWREVQKGHFILANEREVAEIKSDKRKSKKIEKGA; this is translated from the coding sequence ATGGCTAAGGATTCAATCATAAAAGTACGTGATCTTTTAATTGAATATGGACACGGTAAAAACAAAGTTTCCGCTGTTAAAGAAGTTTCTTTTGATATTTATAAAGGAGAAACTTTTGGACTGGTAGGAGAATCTGGTTCTGGTAAATCAACTATTGGTAAAGCCTTGATGGGAATCGAACCAATTAATGATGGAACTATTTACTACCAAGATACATTAGCATTTGGTAAAGCACCTAATTTAATTAAGATGAATGAAAAAATGGAACACCACATTAAAGTAATGAAACTTAATCAAACTGCTATTACTAAAGCTTTAGAAATTTATTCAGAAGATTACAAGCGTGTTTACTTCAAATATATTGAAGGAAGATATTATGACTTAAAATCAAAAGAAACTGTTGAATATTCTGATAATAAAATTAGAAAAATTGAAGAGGGTTTAGATTTAAAAGATCATAAATTAGTTTCAAAATCAAAAGATCCAAAATTAAAATTAGTTGAGGATGCTGTTAAAGAAATTATTAAAAGAATTTTAAAATTATACAAACTTCAAGATAAGTCTTTAGCATTTTTAAAAATGTTAAAAGAGGATGGAATTATTAATCCAGAGTTATTAAAAAAAGTTAATGAATTGCATGCAAGAACAAATAAGCTAACAATTAAAATTAGAAAATCAGAATCTAAAATGTACTTAACAATTCAAGAAATTGAAAAGGTTAGAGACGATGTTAGAAAAGGCAAGTACAAATCAGTAAAAAGATTTTTCTTTGACTTAGGTAAACTATTAGAAATTTTAATTGCTGAACATAAATTAGTATCGCCTATGATTTCTGATTTAAAACAAGCTCAAAAATTAAGTTCTGCAATTGTATCAACAGGTAGTGATAAAAAACAATGATTAAAATGAATAAATGAAAAAATAGCAACAATCGGTGATGAATCAAAAGTTGCTGAATTAGAACTAATCAGAGAACTAATGTCTATGGAAAATATTCAAAAAACATTAGAAAAATCACCAAAATATTCATTACCAACTAGTTCAGAAAGACATGAATTAAAAAAACAAATGCAAATGATTTTCCAAGATCCAGCATCATCATTAAATGATAGAATGCCAGTTGAAGAAATTATTGCTGAAGGTTTAGATAATTTCCCTGAATTATACAAAAATGAACAAGCTGCTCAAACTTATATTGACTGATTTAATTTAAATAATCCAGATAAAGTAGGAAAAATAACATTAGAAAACATTAAATACCAAAAAGTAAAACAATTTTTAATTTTACAGTTATTAACTACTGTTGGTATGTTACCTGAACACTTGTCACGTTACCCACATGAATTCTCTGGTGGTCAACGTCAACGTATTGGTATTGCTAGAGCATTAGTTATGAAACCATCATTTGTTGTTTGTGATGAACCTATCTCAGCACTTGATGTTTCAATTAGAGCACAAGTAATTAACTTACTAGCTAAATTTCAATTAGAATTTGATTTAACATATATTTTCATTGCTCACGACTTAAGTGTTGTTAGATTTATTGCAAATAGAATTGCAGTTATTTATCGTGGAGATATTGTTGAATTAGCTGATGCTGATGAATTATTTAATAATCCATTACACCCATATACTAAATCATTATTATCTGCTGTACCATTACCAGATCCAGATTTAGAGAAAAAGAAAAAAAGCATCAAATACAAACCTGAGGAGCAACATTTTGATTACATTACAGATTCTCCAAAATGAAGAGAAGTTCAAAAAGGACACTTTATTTTAGCGAATGAAAGAGAAGTTGCTGAAATTAAATCCGATAAAAGAAAATCTAAAAAAATCGAGAAAGGAGCATAA